One region of Thermoflexus sp. genomic DNA includes:
- a CDS encoding LacI family DNA-binding transcriptional regulator, producing the protein MPTIYDIAREAGVSITTVSNILNNKGRFKPETVARVLEAVERLKYRPNFAAKSLAARRTNTVALSALLTSESFDPLNLQYFGAIAQAVSRSGFNFLLQISQDLESFERFAATGICDGWLLMMVRRQDERVALLKELGVPFVSIGRPDEIEGVDVVDTDFVQTARLALEHLLALGHRRIAYLAEPLEFGYSAIRLRAYLAYLKEYGLEGNADLVVETDGTEAGTVRALEALWSKGRAITAIITHDIPALTVLRTLREWGLRVPADISVIGCSDSPLAALADPPLTTINLYVDRIAEAAAEALARRLQEPEAPPAHILIPAQLIVRESTGPAPG; encoded by the coding sequence ATGCCCACGATTTATGACATCGCGCGGGAAGCGGGCGTTTCCATCACCACGGTCTCCAACATCCTGAACAATAAAGGCCGGTTCAAGCCGGAGACCGTGGCGCGGGTGTTGGAGGCGGTCGAGCGCCTCAAATACCGCCCGAATTTCGCCGCCAAGAGCCTGGCGGCCCGTCGGACGAACACGGTGGCCCTTTCCGCCCTGCTCACCTCGGAGTCCTTCGATCCCCTGAACCTCCAGTATTTCGGCGCCATCGCCCAGGCCGTTAGCCGCTCCGGCTTTAATTTCCTCCTTCAGATCAGTCAAGATCTGGAGTCCTTCGAGCGTTTTGCCGCCACCGGGATCTGCGACGGCTGGCTGCTGATGATGGTCCGCCGTCAGGATGAGCGCGTCGCCCTTTTGAAGGAGCTGGGCGTTCCCTTCGTCTCGATCGGGCGGCCCGATGAGATAGAAGGGGTGGATGTGGTGGATACGGATTTTGTCCAGACGGCGCGGCTGGCGCTGGAGCATTTGCTTGCCCTGGGGCACCGGCGGATCGCCTATCTGGCGGAGCCGCTGGAGTTCGGCTATTCGGCGATCCGTCTGCGGGCGTATCTGGCTTATCTCAAGGAATATGGCCTGGAGGGGAACGCCGACCTGGTGGTGGAGACCGATGGGACCGAGGCCGGGACGGTGCGGGCGTTGGAGGCGCTCTGGTCCAAAGGGCGTGCCATCACGGCGATCATCACCCATGATATCCCGGCGCTCACGGTGCTGCGCACGCTCCGGGAGTGGGGGCTTCGGGTCCCGGCGGACATCTCGGTGATCGGATGTTCGGACTCCCCGCTGGCCGCGCTGGCGGATCCTCCGTTAACGACGATCAATCTGTATGTAGACCGGATCGCGGAGGCGGCGGCGGAGGCCCTGGCCCGTCGGCTGCAGGAGCCAGAGGCGCCGCCGGCTCATATCCTGATCCCCGCGCAGCTCATCGTGCGGGAGTCCACCGGCCCGGCGCCGGGTTGA
- a CDS encoding sugar ABC transporter permease: protein MSSLAVRVRLQGWWRERRMAQAYRSPGRRLPLRYQLALQAVLLLIAFTVLYPILWVVSLSLDPRDISRPTELRLIPPGASLEAYRKVLRQPTPNPVSWPELAFNSFRLSVGTGLASVIVGVFAAYAFSRMRFHGRRIFMIAILAVLMLPPIATLPALFVLLNKVQITVGEMTFNLRNSLWGVGLAVLSSLLPFAIWNLKGYIDTIPRDLEEAALIDGCTPVQAFVRITLPLTMPALAVTGFLGFMSTWTEFAISWQFLTNPKDFTLMMALYNMVGQYADSTPWSMFSAMAILVALPVSAVYFWIQRYIVSGLTLGWR from the coding sequence ATGTCTAGTCTGGCGGTTCGCGTGCGATTGCAAGGCTGGTGGCGAGAGCGGCGGATGGCGCAGGCCTATCGTTCGCCGGGTCGGCGTCTCCCGTTACGATATCAGCTGGCCCTGCAGGCGGTGTTGCTGCTGATCGCCTTCACGGTCCTCTACCCGATCCTGTGGGTCGTCAGCTTATCTCTCGATCCCCGGGATATCTCTCGTCCGACGGAATTGCGGTTGATCCCGCCCGGGGCCTCGCTGGAGGCCTACCGGAAAGTCTTGCGGCAGCCCACCCCGAATCCGGTGAGCTGGCCCGAGCTCGCCTTCAACAGCTTCCGGCTGTCCGTCGGCACGGGGCTGGCTTCCGTGATTGTAGGGGTGTTCGCGGCTTATGCGTTTTCTCGCATGCGGTTCCACGGCCGGCGGATCTTCATGATCGCTATCCTGGCCGTCTTAATGCTGCCTCCGATTGCCACCCTTCCCGCCCTCTTTGTGCTGTTGAATAAGGTGCAGATCACAGTGGGGGAAATGACCTTCAATCTCCGCAACTCCCTTTGGGGGGTAGGGCTGGCTGTTCTATCCAGCCTCTTGCCCTTCGCGATCTGGAACCTCAAGGGGTATATTGACACGATCCCTCGGGACCTCGAGGAGGCAGCGTTGATCGATGGGTGCACGCCGGTTCAGGCTTTCGTGCGCATCACCCTTCCCCTGACCATGCCGGCTCTGGCGGTGACCGGCTTCCTGGGCTTCATGAGCACATGGACCGAGTTCGCGATCTCGTGGCAGTTTTTGACCAATCCCAAGGATTTCACGCTGATGATGGCGCTTTACAACATGGTGGGTCAGTATGCGGATAGCACACCATGGTCGATGTTCTCCGCGATGGCTATCCTGGTCGCCCTGCCTGTCTCTGCGGTTTACTTCTGGATCCAGCGCTACATCGTCAGCGGATTAACCCTGGGCTGGCGTTAA
- a CDS encoding sugar ABC transporter substrate-binding protein yields the protein MVPRRWFLWIISLLVIGSLLGACATPTPVPPTATQAAPAASPTAPAAATPTTAPSPTPAPKTKLTIWHAYHTGGSEEQALTQILKNYQQKNPNVEVQVLAIPFDQIFTKWETEVAAGGGPDMFTAPNDQLGKEVRAGLIAPLDDLLKGKLENVAPIGIQGMQVGGKIYGVPGIVKAVALYYNKSTVPEPPKTTDDLLKLVKAGKKLVLYAGGAAAYFHFGWYSAFGGQLADPQGRCIADKGGVAEALQFLLDLKAAGAQFESDLSKGATLFRQGKADMIVDGPWMLGDYKKDLGDKLGVVPLPAGPKGPAKPLTGVDGWYINPNSKNKEAAVALALYIFGPEGLKIYADVAGGPPVRTDVQVADPLVNTFAEAAAAGFPRPQEAWFDNYWGPFGDMFTAVLEGKAKPADAVAKACADMNKANKFSP from the coding sequence ATGGTTCCGCGGCGTTGGTTTCTCTGGATCATCAGTCTGCTGGTGATCGGGTCGCTGCTGGGGGCCTGTGCGACGCCTACGCCAGTGCCTCCGACCGCGACCCAGGCCGCTCCGGCGGCTTCTCCCACCGCTCCGGCAGCCGCCACGCCCACGACGGCTCCCTCTCCGACACCTGCTCCCAAGACCAAGCTGACGATCTGGCACGCCTATCACACGGGAGGATCGGAGGAGCAGGCCCTGACGCAGATCCTGAAGAACTATCAGCAGAAGAACCCGAACGTGGAGGTGCAGGTTCTGGCCATCCCCTTCGATCAGATTTTCACCAAGTGGGAGACCGAGGTCGCGGCCGGGGGTGGCCCAGACATGTTCACAGCACCCAACGACCAGCTGGGTAAAGAGGTGCGGGCGGGCCTCATTGCTCCCCTGGACGATCTGCTGAAGGGCAAGCTCGAGAACGTGGCGCCCATCGGGATCCAGGGGATGCAGGTTGGGGGCAAGATCTACGGCGTGCCAGGCATCGTGAAAGCGGTCGCCCTTTATTACAACAAGTCCACGGTGCCTGAGCCTCCGAAGACCACCGACGATTTGCTGAAGCTGGTCAAGGCGGGCAAGAAACTGGTGCTCTACGCCGGCGGAGCGGCGGCCTATTTCCACTTTGGCTGGTATTCGGCCTTCGGAGGCCAGCTGGCGGATCCGCAGGGCCGCTGCATTGCTGATAAAGGAGGCGTGGCGGAAGCGTTGCAGTTCCTGCTGGATCTCAAGGCGGCCGGTGCTCAGTTCGAATCGGATCTCTCGAAGGGGGCCACTTTGTTCCGTCAGGGCAAAGCCGATATGATCGTGGACGGCCCCTGGATGCTCGGGGATTATAAGAAGGATCTGGGCGACAAGCTGGGCGTCGTCCCCCTCCCGGCAGGTCCGAAGGGGCCGGCCAAGCCGCTGACGGGTGTGGACGGCTGGTATATCAATCCGAACAGCAAGAACAAGGAGGCCGCGGTCGCCCTGGCCCTTTATATCTTCGGGCCCGAGGGCCTCAAGATCTATGCCGACGTGGCCGGCGGTCCACCCGTCCGCACGGATGTGCAGGTGGCGGATCCGCTGGTCAACACCTTCGCGGAGGCTGCCGCAGCGGGCTTCCCGCGTCCTCAGGAAGCATGGTTTGATAATTACTGGGGCCCCTTCGGGGATATGTTCACCGCTGTCCTGGAAGGGAAGGCCAAGCCCGCCGATGCAGTGGCCAAGGCTTGTGCGGATATGAATAAGGCGAACAAGTTCTCCCCGTAA
- a CDS encoding alpha-amylase family glycosyl hydrolase — protein MRCGGSSSLRRCLVVSVFLALLATGRIPPSTRADAGIALDGLREPAYGMPIATDPPGDLASPGPRDWVGTQWADLTALYVTHDAQYLYVYADLPAYQKSTSSGQIGLLIDVGGTPQGGTQDPWGNAIAFAHPWKPDFVVRGNIPGASPSDNGWTELLRWDGSAWQGYGVNWGGIPPGGQTGTRIAYADGRGVEFRIPLSEIGASLGMTLHLQLFTTQGGSTKGAYDTVPPDSQSTGWDASTTLSQWITYTLGAVPDCDVWWAEVRHDTFDPAYRQPHGAIPAGTPIRLRLRTAHNDLTRVRLRVWDDRTDTETFYTMGLEAQGTVYDTWTVTLPVTATAQPTILYYVFELTDDGGGACPFNRTPDTDWYADDDPQFYGGGTGQMYDDFNQVVWKSFQITVYDPAFAVPEWLQRAVVYQIFPDRFRDGDPSNDPLPGRFYYNRPGGTLFRSGSSAWNTRICDPRDSAGPCPDAYGENFYGGDLRGILQKIREGYFDALGVTVLYLNPIFRSPSNHKYDTVDYFHIDPDFGTLEDFQALVQEAAAHGIRIILDGVFNHVSSDSPYFDRYSRYDAAGNLTSPNGPGLDDNSGACESPASPYRAWFFFPDIGHPPMSAGDRCDANDADDPAGPWTMTYETWQGYGSLPKLNTAHPSVRALFYTQGTASVGPYWIQQGASGWRLDVAGDVDPGLTISPTNGFWSGFRAAIRSVRPDAVMIGEEWGDASPWLLGSQWDSAMNYRFRSAVLGWLATGCAGNGCSGGTVFQDNDDNPGSVSGPIAPLTPSQFHARLMSIWEDYPPPAWKAMLNLLGSHDTNRLRFLLRKVNGDDDAKARHRMQEAWLFAFTYAGAPTLYYGDEVGLSQDGVWDGSTWQDDPYNRAPYPWPDTPGDFQADLSLWAFVQRMASIRHAVRALQDGDVLHGLIIDDANRLYGFARIWGSQAVVVLLNRDTVTHTITLSGVDTSPIGWTNGTVLQEVLSGVTIPVSNGQVTIPVPPEWGAVVLQPEQADTPAAPTVLADPQSDGVALRWRPIRQDTQGGAEVVTRYEVFQSPSVEGPWTSVGMTSTAPFGEPDGYLHFFIPHVSWSSFFKVRAYNALGRYGESAPVQLAADVGVGLGAEPVPAVAGGVVTVTLAITNGGPSQAAGVVVSVTLPAALTPQVLPGDCGGTNPVVCGVGDLAAGATRTYGLRLGVDPAATGSVAVTATVGAQTPDPGLGNNTAVLGIPLTTAADVGVAQTLTAQWVGNGWRITQTITWTQAGPSRAASAVLTDTFPIEVTLEGDPPAGCTRQGSALRCTQSPMAPGATRILSIRFFRPATPIFLGIWRVEGGASEPDPEPSNNISEASLMLRRYMLFLPFIARFSTP, from the coding sequence ATGCGCTGCGGGGGCTCTTCCTCCTTACGCCGTTGTCTCGTGGTTTCTGTGTTCCTGGCCCTCCTCGCGACGGGACGCATCCCTCCATCGACCCGGGCAGATGCAGGGATCGCGCTGGATGGGCTTCGGGAGCCTGCTTACGGCATGCCCATCGCCACGGATCCCCCTGGGGACCTGGCCAGCCCGGGGCCGCGGGATTGGGTGGGAACCCAGTGGGCGGATCTCACGGCCCTCTATGTGACCCACGATGCTCAATATCTTTATGTGTATGCAGACCTGCCCGCGTATCAGAAAAGCACTTCCTCCGGGCAGATCGGGCTGCTGATCGATGTGGGCGGAACGCCTCAGGGAGGAACTCAGGATCCCTGGGGCAATGCCATCGCTTTCGCTCATCCCTGGAAGCCCGACTTCGTGGTCCGTGGGAACATCCCGGGCGCCTCCCCCTCCGATAACGGTTGGACAGAACTGCTGCGATGGGACGGATCTGCGTGGCAGGGCTATGGCGTCAACTGGGGAGGCATTCCTCCAGGCGGCCAGACAGGTACCCGCATTGCCTACGCTGACGGCCGTGGGGTGGAGTTTCGCATCCCCCTCTCCGAGATCGGGGCCTCGTTAGGGATGACCCTCCATCTGCAACTTTTCACCACCCAGGGTGGGAGCACCAAGGGCGCTTATGATACCGTTCCCCCGGATAGCCAATCCACGGGATGGGATGCCTCTACTACGCTCTCCCAATGGATCACATACACCCTGGGCGCCGTGCCCGATTGCGATGTCTGGTGGGCAGAGGTGCGCCACGATACCTTCGATCCAGCCTATCGGCAACCCCACGGCGCTATCCCGGCGGGGACTCCTATCCGGCTACGGCTGCGCACTGCTCACAACGATCTCACCCGAGTGCGGCTTCGGGTGTGGGATGATCGAACAGACACGGAGACCTTCTATACGATGGGCCTGGAAGCCCAAGGGACAGTCTACGATACCTGGACTGTCACCTTGCCGGTCACAGCCACCGCCCAGCCTACGATTCTTTACTACGTTTTCGAACTGACCGATGATGGGGGCGGCGCATGCCCCTTCAATCGCACCCCCGATACGGACTGGTATGCCGATGACGATCCCCAATTCTATGGGGGCGGAACCGGTCAAATGTATGACGACTTCAACCAGGTGGTCTGGAAGAGCTTCCAGATCACTGTTTACGACCCTGCCTTCGCGGTCCCTGAATGGCTTCAGCGGGCCGTCGTCTACCAGATCTTCCCCGATCGCTTCCGCGACGGGGATCCGTCCAACGATCCCTTACCGGGTCGCTTCTACTACAATCGTCCGGGCGGAACTCTCTTTCGGTCCGGGAGCTCAGCCTGGAACACGCGGATCTGTGATCCGCGGGACAGCGCGGGACCATGCCCGGACGCCTATGGCGAGAACTTCTATGGGGGCGACCTGCGGGGGATCCTCCAGAAGATCCGGGAGGGATACTTCGATGCGCTGGGGGTGACTGTCCTCTATCTGAACCCCATTTTCCGCTCTCCGTCCAATCACAAATACGATACGGTGGATTACTTCCACATTGACCCGGATTTCGGGACGCTGGAGGACTTCCAGGCGCTGGTGCAGGAAGCCGCAGCCCACGGGATCCGCATCATCCTGGATGGGGTCTTCAACCACGTCTCCTCGGACAGCCCTTACTTTGACCGCTACAGCCGTTATGACGCTGCCGGGAATCTCACCTCCCCGAACGGGCCTGGCCTCGATGACAACTCCGGGGCATGTGAGAGCCCCGCTTCCCCTTATCGGGCATGGTTCTTCTTCCCGGACATCGGGCATCCGCCGATGAGCGCGGGTGACCGCTGTGATGCGAATGACGCGGATGACCCGGCCGGGCCATGGACGATGACCTACGAGACCTGGCAGGGTTATGGTTCTCTTCCAAAACTCAACACCGCTCACCCATCGGTCCGGGCCCTTTTCTACACCCAGGGGACTGCCTCCGTGGGCCCCTATTGGATCCAACAAGGGGCTTCAGGCTGGCGCCTGGATGTGGCCGGCGATGTGGATCCTGGCCTCACCATATCCCCGACCAACGGGTTCTGGTCCGGGTTCCGGGCAGCGATCCGATCCGTGCGACCGGATGCGGTGATGATCGGGGAGGAGTGGGGGGATGCCTCACCATGGTTGCTGGGCTCCCAGTGGGACAGCGCCATGAATTACCGGTTCCGATCGGCTGTCCTGGGCTGGCTGGCCACGGGTTGCGCCGGGAACGGATGCTCCGGCGGGACGGTCTTTCAGGATAACGATGATAACCCGGGGAGCGTCAGCGGTCCGATCGCCCCTCTAACTCCTTCTCAGTTCCATGCCCGGCTGATGTCCATCTGGGAGGATTATCCCCCGCCGGCATGGAAGGCCATGCTGAACCTGTTGGGCTCCCACGATACCAACCGCCTGCGCTTCTTGCTCCGCAAGGTCAACGGGGACGACGACGCCAAGGCCCGGCATCGGATGCAGGAGGCCTGGCTGTTTGCCTTCACCTATGCGGGGGCTCCTACGCTCTACTATGGAGACGAGGTGGGCCTTTCTCAGGATGGCGTCTGGGATGGGAGCACCTGGCAGGACGATCCCTACAACCGGGCTCCCTATCCATGGCCGGATACGCCAGGGGATTTCCAGGCGGACCTCTCGCTGTGGGCCTTCGTGCAGCGGATGGCCAGCATCCGCCATGCGGTCCGTGCCCTCCAGGATGGCGATGTCCTTCACGGGCTGATCATAGATGACGCGAACCGCCTCTACGGGTTTGCCCGAATTTGGGGTTCTCAGGCGGTTGTCGTCTTGCTGAACCGAGACACCGTCACCCATACGATCACGCTTTCCGGCGTGGATACCTCGCCCATCGGATGGACGAACGGGACGGTCTTACAGGAAGTTCTCTCAGGCGTCACCATTCCGGTGTCCAATGGACAGGTGACTATTCCTGTGCCCCCGGAGTGGGGAGCCGTTGTGCTGCAGCCCGAGCAGGCGGACACCCCGGCTGCCCCAACCGTCCTTGCTGACCCTCAATCGGACGGTGTGGCCCTCCGCTGGCGTCCGATCCGACAGGACACCCAGGGTGGGGCTGAGGTTGTGACCAGGTATGAGGTCTTCCAAAGCCCCTCTGTAGAGGGTCCATGGACAAGCGTGGGGATGACCTCAACAGCCCCCTTCGGGGAGCCTGATGGCTATCTCCATTTCTTCATCCCTCATGTATCTTGGTCTTCTTTCTTCAAGGTACGCGCTTACAACGCCCTTGGACGCTATGGAGAGTCGGCGCCGGTGCAGCTGGCGGCGGATGTGGGGGTGGGGCTGGGGGCTGAGCCTGTTCCGGCCGTGGCGGGGGGTGTGGTGACGGTGACGCTGGCGATCACCAATGGGGGTCCGTCGCAGGCGGCGGGGGTGGTGGTGAGCGTGACGTTGCCTGCGGCGCTGACGCCGCAGGTTCTTCCGGGGGATTGCGGTGGGACCAATCCGGTGGTGTGTGGGGTGGGGGATCTGGCGGCAGGGGCGACGCGGACTTATGGGCTTCGGCTGGGGGTGGATCCTGCGGCCACGGGCAGCGTGGCGGTCACGGCCACGGTGGGGGCTCAAACGCCGGATCCGGGTCTGGGGAATAACACGGCGGTGCTTGGGATTCCGCTCACCACGGCGGCGGATGTGGGGGTGGCTCAGACCCTGACTGCCCAGTGGGTGGGGAACGGCTGGCGGATCACTCAGACGATTACATGGACCCAGGCAGGCCCTTCACGGGCTGCCTCTGCGGTTCTCACGGACACGTTCCCGATCGAAGTGACGCTGGAGGGCGACCCGCCGGCCGGGTGCACCCGCCAGGGAAGCGCTCTGCGCTGCACCCAATCGCCGATGGCTCCCGGGGCAACCCGTATCCTGTCGATTCGGTTCTTCCGACCTGCCACCCCGATCTTCTTGGGGATCTGGCGAGTGGAAGGAGGGGCGAGCGAGCCGGACCCGGAGCCGTCGAACAACATCTCGGAGGCCTCGCTGATGCTACGCCGCTACATGCTCTTCCTCCCGTTCATCGCCCGATTCTCAACGCCTTAG
- a CDS encoding alpha-amylase family glycosyl hydrolase: protein MDQRQRIAVWALVLILSLALPLRGQRARAATNDNNVEWLGLGHNSRSSFYRNPVGAIPTGQRVHLRLRVYRYDITGAVVRIWNSAAGREELYPMAWETNDATYDYWGVDLPAYTAPTVLWYHFRIYDGSAVAYYADDGARDGGWGAAYGNEADAQANDYNITIYDPNFTTPDWLKNAVIYQIFPDRFYNGDSSNDPKTTEKVYGDSVLFHTNWFDLPENPPRGRDFYGGDLAGILAKVDQLRDLGVTAIYLNPIFTSPSNHKYDITNYFQIDPHFGTLTTFQNLVSALHNRGIRLILDGVFNHTSVAHPFFQDVVQRGSASPYWSWYTVYRYPIRWFDDRNRNHLWDPGEPQVNWDSPLQGILGSPDYASWWGFATLPEWTEVQAVRDYVYGSSGAVARYWLQQGADGWRLDVADEVSHSFWQGFRTAVKATRADAPVIGEVWGDASEYLTGREMDSVMNYRLKFAVTDFIARRSIGPTAFHQRLLAIWEDYPPQAWYALMNLLDSHDTARFLYDAGGDKARLRLAYLFLMTYPGAPTIYYGDEVGLTGANDPDNRRTYPWGQEDQALRADVKRLIRIRSLYAALRTGGIAHGAILDEASGTYGYRRWDSSFKLLVGLNNSDSSRILSFPVSGYLADGTRVTDLWNGGQYAVSGGRVGVSVPPKGGAILVAGASSDVKVTFTVQGYVTYYGQNIFVVGDAPELGFWDPAKARPLSWVNSNTWSGDVYFTNYSKCGTLQYKYIVKNPNGSVIWEGGTNHIRTLPCSGSAAFTDQWQP, encoded by the coding sequence ATGGATCAACGGCAGCGCATCGCCGTATGGGCATTGGTTTTGATTCTGAGCTTGGCCCTCCCCCTCCGCGGGCAACGGGCGCGAGCGGCCACCAACGACAACAATGTAGAATGGCTCGGTCTGGGCCACAATAGCCGTAGCTCCTTCTATCGCAACCCGGTGGGGGCGATCCCGACGGGCCAGCGGGTTCATCTGCGCCTCCGTGTGTATCGCTACGATATTACAGGGGCGGTGGTCCGCATCTGGAACAGCGCGGCAGGCCGGGAGGAGCTTTACCCTATGGCATGGGAGACCAATGACGCGACCTATGATTACTGGGGTGTGGATCTACCGGCCTATACCGCTCCGACGGTCCTCTGGTACCACTTCCGGATCTACGATGGCTCTGCGGTGGCGTATTACGCCGACGATGGCGCGCGGGATGGCGGCTGGGGAGCGGCTTACGGTAATGAGGCCGACGCCCAGGCCAATGATTACAACATCACGATTTATGACCCCAATTTCACGACTCCGGACTGGTTGAAGAACGCAGTAATTTACCAGATCTTTCCGGATCGGTTCTACAATGGTGATTCATCGAACGATCCCAAGACCACGGAAAAAGTCTATGGGGATTCGGTGCTCTTCCACACGAACTGGTTTGATCTTCCGGAGAATCCGCCCCGGGGCCGGGACTTCTATGGGGGAGATTTGGCGGGGATCCTGGCCAAAGTGGATCAGTTGCGGGATCTCGGGGTCACTGCCATCTATCTGAACCCGATCTTTACGTCGCCCTCGAACCACAAATACGATATTACAAATTACTTCCAAATTGATCCTCACTTTGGAACGCTAACCACTTTTCAGAATCTGGTCAGCGCTTTACATAATCGAGGGATACGTTTAATTCTGGATGGGGTGTTCAATCACACCAGCGTGGCTCATCCCTTCTTCCAGGATGTTGTGCAACGGGGATCGGCTTCTCCCTACTGGTCGTGGTATACCGTTTATCGTTATCCGATCCGGTGGTTTGATGACCGGAACCGAAACCACCTCTGGGATCCTGGGGAGCCGCAGGTGAACTGGGACAGCCCGCTGCAGGGCATCCTGGGTTCTCCCGATTATGCCAGCTGGTGGGGCTTCGCCACACTCCCGGAATGGACGGAGGTTCAGGCGGTTCGAGATTACGTGTATGGATCGTCGGGGGCCGTGGCGCGCTATTGGCTCCAACAGGGGGCTGATGGATGGCGGCTGGACGTGGCGGATGAAGTCAGCCACTCCTTCTGGCAGGGCTTCCGGACGGCCGTGAAGGCAACCCGAGCCGATGCCCCGGTGATCGGGGAAGTTTGGGGGGATGCCAGCGAGTATCTCACGGGCCGGGAGATGGACAGTGTGATGAACTATCGGCTGAAGTTCGCGGTGACGGATTTCATTGCCCGGCGCTCCATTGGACCTACTGCCTTCCATCAGCGGCTCCTGGCTATCTGGGAGGATTATCCGCCCCAGGCATGGTATGCTCTCATGAACCTGCTGGATTCCCATGACACCGCTCGCTTTCTGTATGATGCGGGCGGCGACAAGGCGCGCCTACGGCTGGCCTATCTCTTCTTGATGACCTATCCGGGCGCCCCCACCATCTACTATGGAGACGAGGTGGGCCTGACAGGAGCCAATGATCCGGATAACCGGCGCACGTATCCGTGGGGTCAGGAGGATCAAGCGCTCCGCGCCGATGTGAAGCGGTTGATTCGCATCCGATCCCTTTATGCGGCGTTGCGGACCGGTGGGATCGCCCATGGGGCGATCCTGGATGAGGCGAGCGGCACGTATGGTTATCGCCGCTGGGATAGCTCCTTCAAGCTCCTGGTTGGCCTTAACAATAGCGACTCCAGTCGAATCCTTTCCTTCCCCGTCTCCGGGTATCTGGCCGATGGAACGCGGGTCACTGATCTCTGGAACGGGGGGCAGTATGCAGTCAGCGGAGGACGGGTGGGGGTCTCTGTCCCTCCGAAGGGTGGAGCGATCCTGGTCGCCGGCGCCTCGAGCGATGTGAAGGTGACGTTCACCGTTCAGGGCTATGTGACCTACTATGGCCAGAACATCTTTGTGGTCGGTGATGCGCCGGAGCTTGGGTTCTGGGATCCGGCCAAAGCGCGGCCGCTCTCATGGGTGAACTCGAACACATGGTCTGGGGATGTCTATTTCACCAATTACAGCAAGTGCGGGACGCTCCAATACAAATACATTGTCAAGAACCCGAATGGCTCCGTAATCTGGGAAGGCGGTACGAACCATATCCGCACGTTGCCATGCTCCGGTTCTGCGGCCTTTACCGATCAATGGCAACCGTAG
- a CDS encoding sugar ABC transporter permease — protein MAPIGLSFPSVAWIRSRRWLSAYLYLLPALLIMGVITFYPMAYQVYMSFTDYGLKNLRIDAPPPNWVGLENYVRILRGEIGLSYFNFWRTLAFNLFWTFSNVAIHVVLGVLIAVALNTEGLWGKRFYRALFVLPIVIPQIIVANVFRNMFDPDYGAINQGLALIGGLLGFPREAFHIRWIDQVDPPIPWLLPGLPLPLAYYALLITNVWLGWPFMTIVATGALQSIPKDLYEAADLDGATPWQKLRYITLPLLRPAMVPAAVYGIVVTFNLFSLIYFLSGGGPLRQTEILITIAFRLVNEQRLYGVAAAFCVYIFFILLAITLVTNAITRATESYDV, from the coding sequence ATGGCCCCGATCGGTCTGTCCTTTCCAAGTGTCGCTTGGATCCGGTCCCGTCGCTGGCTCTCTGCATATTTATACTTGCTTCCGGCCCTCCTCATCATGGGGGTGATCACGTTCTATCCGATGGCCTATCAGGTCTACATGTCCTTTACGGATTATGGTCTGAAAAACCTTCGCATCGACGCTCCTCCTCCGAACTGGGTGGGGCTGGAAAATTACGTTCGCATCCTGCGGGGGGAGATCGGGCTTTCCTATTTCAACTTCTGGCGGACCCTGGCGTTCAATCTGTTCTGGACGTTCTCGAACGTTGCCATCCATGTGGTTCTGGGGGTCCTTATTGCCGTCGCCCTGAACACGGAGGGGCTGTGGGGCAAACGATTCTACCGGGCCCTGTTTGTCCTGCCCATTGTCATCCCCCAAATCATCGTGGCGAACGTGTTCCGGAACATGTTCGATCCGGATTATGGGGCGATCAATCAGGGCCTGGCGCTGATCGGCGGACTGCTCGGGTTTCCTCGAGAAGCTTTCCATATCCGATGGATCGATCAGGTAGATCCGCCGATCCCATGGCTGCTTCCGGGCCTGCCGCTGCCACTGGCGTATTACGCTCTTTTGATCACAAATGTGTGGCTGGGGTGGCCGTTCATGACCATCGTGGCGACAGGGGCTCTACAGAGCATTCCGAAAGACCTCTACGAAGCTGCCGATTTAGACGGGGCGACGCCCTGGCAGAAGCTTCGATACATCACGCTTCCTTTGCTGCGACCGGCCATGGTCCCGGCTGCGGTCTATGGGATCGTGGTCACCTTCAATCTCTTCAGCCTGATCTATTTCCTGTCCGGCGGTGGCCCTCTGCGGCAGACTGAGATCCTCATCACCATTGCCTTCCGGCTGGTCAACGAGCAGCGTCTCTACGGCGTGGCGGCTGCTTTCTGCGTTTATATCTTCTTCATCCTCCTGGCGATCACCCTGGTGACCAACGCGATCACTCGAGCGACGGAGAGTTACGATGTCTAG